A single genomic interval of Zingiber officinale cultivar Zhangliang chromosome 4A, Zo_v1.1, whole genome shotgun sequence harbors:
- the LOC121970888 gene encoding L-type lectin-domain containing receptor kinase IX.1-like has protein sequence MTARNSSSSTSWGDGGLASALLYLHEEWEQCVVHRDVKPSNVMLDSAFNTKLGDFGLARLLDHDGGAQTTTVLAGTRGYMAPEYIFTGEEGDES, from the exons ATGACCGCCAGAAACTCCTCCTCGTCTACGAGTTGGGGTGACGGTGGCTTGGCCTCGGCTCTGCTTTATCTCCACGAGGAGTGGGAGCAGTGCGTGGTGCACCGGGACGTCAAGCCTAGCAACGTCATGCTGGACTCGGCGTTCAATACCAAACTCGGTGACTTCGGGCTCGCGAGACTCCTCGACCACGATGGCGGGGCGCAGACGACGACGGTGTTGGCCGGCACGAGAGGGTACATGGCGCCGGAGTACATTTTCACCGGCGAG GAGGGAGATGAGTCTTGA
- the LOC121970886 gene encoding uncharacterized protein LOC121970886 has product MASSSTTQSSIPFVLRLRVRNHNDPKAAAKIKTTAPAMETARTKILNFFLGCRVEWNDHESMVCASMLPPVAAEKPISSFSGSIVLQRLGIDLLSRFASDGDPWEHALGMSIGVVFANQMVKWEKKLKEDLDKIVEKA; this is encoded by the coding sequence ATGGCTTCTTCATCCACGACCCAATCGTCTATTCCGTTCGTCCTGCGCCTTCGTGTAAGGAACCATAACGATCCCAAAGCAGCCGCCAAGATTAAGACAACTGCCCCGGCGATGGAAACGGCAAGAACAAAAATCTTGAACTTCTTTCTTGGCTGCAGAGTCGAGTGGAACGACCATGAGAGTATGGTATGTGCTTCGATGTTGCCGCCGGTGGCTGCCGAGAAGCCAATTTCTTCTTTTTCCGGCAGCATCGTCCTCCAGCGATTGGGGATTGATCTGCTAAGTCGATTCGCTTCTGATGGCGATCCGTGGGAGCACGCTTTGGGGATGAGCATCGGCGTCGTATTCGCCAACCAGATGGTGAAGTGGGAGAAGAAGCTGAAGGAGGACCTCGACAAGATCGTCGAGAAGGCCTAG